In a single window of the Coriobacteriia bacterium genome:
- a CDS encoding NAD(P)-dependent alcohol dehydrogenase gives MKAVVCTAYGRPEVLQLRDVRKPVPKANEVLIRIRATTVSAADCELRRFDFAPWIWLPMRLAFGIIRPRQPVLGQELAGDIESVGKDVTSLERGERVFAATGVGLGAYAEYVCLRENPQTGALSSMPINLSYEEAAAVPYGGGEALAFLRKADVRHGQRVLVNGAGGSFGTFAVQLAKILGAHVTAVDAAPKLKMLRAIGADCVIDYAQNDFTDSTETYDVIFDVVRNTPSGRMVMSLNENGCLLMANPGFMQFVRAKWAARRSTKRVSFAPSTDTSGDLAHLRGLIEAGKLRPVIDRRFPLEQMAEAHRYAETQEKLGNIVVTVA, from the coding sequence ATGAAGGCAGTAGTGTGCACGGCCTACGGACGACCGGAAGTCCTTCAACTCAGGGACGTGAGGAAGCCCGTTCCGAAAGCCAACGAAGTGCTGATCAGAATTCGCGCCACGACGGTGAGCGCTGCCGATTGTGAGCTGCGGAGATTCGACTTCGCCCCTTGGATCTGGCTGCCGATGCGGCTTGCGTTCGGCATAATCCGACCCAGGCAACCCGTGCTCGGGCAGGAGCTTGCCGGTGACATTGAGTCGGTGGGCAAGGACGTCACCTCGCTCGAGAGGGGCGAGCGGGTCTTCGCGGCGACGGGCGTCGGGCTCGGGGCCTACGCGGAGTACGTCTGCTTGCGCGAGAACCCCCAGACCGGGGCGCTCTCGAGCATGCCGATCAACCTGAGCTACGAAGAGGCTGCGGCCGTGCCCTACGGGGGCGGGGAGGCCTTGGCGTTCCTACGGAAGGCCGACGTCCGGCACGGACAGAGGGTACTTGTCAACGGGGCGGGCGGGAGCTTTGGCACGTTCGCGGTCCAACTTGCCAAGATCCTCGGTGCCCACGTGACCGCGGTGGATGCCGCGCCAAAGCTCAAGATGCTGCGCGCGATCGGTGCGGACTGCGTTATCGACTACGCTCAGAACGACTTCACCGACAGCACGGAGACCTACGACGTCATCTTCGACGTTGTCCGCAACACACCGTCCGGACGCATGGTGATGTCACTGAACGAGAACGGATGCCTGCTCATGGCCAATCCGGGCTTCATGCAGTTCGTTCGCGCCAAGTGGGCGGCGAGGCGAAGCACGAAGCGAGTGTCGTTCGCGCCATCGACCGATACGAGTGGGGACCTGGCTCACCTGCGAGGGTTGATTGAGGCGGGAAAGCTGCGCCCGGTCATCGACCGGCGCTTTCCGTTGGAGCAGATGGCCGAGGCCCACCGCTACGCCGAGACACAGGAGAAGCTGGGCAACATCGTGGTCACCGTCGCGTAA